A part of Gossypium hirsutum isolate 1008001.06 chromosome A07, Gossypium_hirsutum_v2.1, whole genome shotgun sequence genomic DNA contains:
- the LOC107955620 gene encoding phosphoserine aminotransferase 2, chloroplastic, which translates to MAATSLNAPNAPLLQKTHQTHVFLKPISTIPCQTSAKRFCISCSATTQDRLSVQSQSQDRVFNFAAGPATLPENVLLKAQSELYNWHGSGMSVMEMSHRGKDFRSIIEKAEADLRSLLNIPENYAVLFLQGGATTQFAAVPLNLCAPGDSVDYLVTGSWGDKAFIEAKKYCNPKVIWSGKSENYVRVPSFDGLELNPNAKYLHICANETIYGVEFKDYPVPCNPNGVLVADMSSNFCSKPVDVTKFGLIYAGAQKNVGPSGVCIVIVRKDLLGNAQEITPVMLDYKIHADNNSLYNTPPCYGIYMCGLVFEDLLKQGGLEEVEKKNHKKAGILYNAIDESKGFYRCPVEKSVRSMMNVPFTLEKSELEAEFLKEAEKEKMVQLKGHRSVGGMRASIYNAMPLAGVEKLVAFMKDFQAKHA; encoded by the coding sequence ATGGCAGCAACATCTCTAAATGCCCCTAACGCTCCTCTCCTTCAAAAGACCCATCAAACTCATGTCTTTCTCAAACCCATCTCCACCATTCCTTGTCAAACCTCTGCCAAGCGCTTCTGCATCTCTTGTTCCGCAACTACCCAAGATCGCCTCTCCGTCCAATCCCAATCTCAAGATCGGGTCTTTAACTTCGCCGCCGGTCCTGCCACCTTACCCGAGAACGTTCTCCTCAAAGCCCAATCCGAGCTTTACAACTGGCACGGATCTGGCATGAGCGTTATGGAAATGAGTCACCGTGGTAAGGATTTCCGTTCTATTATCGAAAAAGCCGAGGCCGATCTCCGTTCCCTTCTCAACATCCCTGAAAACTACGCCGTTTTATTCCTCCAAGGTGGAGCCACCACCCAGTTCGCTGCTGTCCCTTTGAATCTCTGTGCCCCAGGTGACTCCGTTGATTATCTTGTTACTGGATCTTGGGGAGACAAGGCTTTCATAGAAGCTAAGAAATACTGCAACCCCAAAGTCATTTGGAGTGGGAAATCGGAGAATTACGTCAGGGTTCCCTCGTTCGATGGTTTAGAACTGAACCCGAATGCCAAGTATTTGCATATATGCGCCAATGAGACCATTTACGGGGTTGAGTTCAAGGACTACCCAGTTCCCTGCAATCCAAATGGGGTTCTTGTTGCTGATATGTCTTCCAATTTTTGTTCCAAACCTGTTGATGTAACCAAGTTTGGGTTGATTTATGCTGGTGCGCAGAAGAATGTGGGGCCATCCGGGGTTTGCATCGTGATCGTGAGGAAGGATCTTCTAGGAAATGCACAAGAGATTACCCCTGTGATGCTTGATTACAAGATCCACGCCGACAACAACTCTTTGTACAACACACCTCCATGTTATGGGATTTATATGTGCGGGCTGGTGTTTGAAGACCTTTTGAAGCAGGGAGGACTGGAAGAGGTTGAGAAGAAGAACCACAAGAAAGCTGGTATATTGTACAATGCCATCGATGAAAGCAAAGGATTCTACAGGTGCCCTGTTGAGAAATCTGTAAGGTCAATGATGAATGTTCCATTCACATTGGAGAAGTCAGAGTTGGAGGCTGAGTTTTTAAAGGAAGCCGAGAAGGAGAAGATGGTGCAGCTCAAGGGACATAGGTCGGTGGGAGGCATGCGAGCTTCCATTTATAATGCTATGCCTTTGGCTGGAGTTGAGAAGTTGGTTGCTTTCATGAAGGATTTCCAGGCAAAGCATGCTTGA